A stretch of Sulfurimonas autotrophica DSM 16294 DNA encodes these proteins:
- a CDS encoding TetR/AcrR family transcriptional regulator, translated as MAKQKRDAEATKAKILTSAIALFSKNGFDATTADDIAKESQVNKALIYYYFKNKAGLYETVMSSLFNSIYEEVIKAEKCCDSITSELHAFIETYANYAQKHPYFPALLLRELSDSGAHLPEMMFASMRRLFLLLSDILRRGEAEGVFKKSIPMVLHFMIIGSLNLLVTTQPLRKQAAQMDSEVDTCSECPMDEIAEYIFNTVKAALEVN; from the coding sequence ATGGCAAAACAAAAACGTGATGCAGAAGCAACAAAGGCAAAAATTTTGACAAGTGCGATTGCACTGTTTTCAAAAAACGGCTTTGATGCTACGACAGCCGATGATATAGCTAAAGAAAGTCAAGTCAATAAAGCATTGATTTACTACTACTTTAAAAATAAAGCAGGTCTTTATGAAACTGTGATGAGCAGCTTGTTTAACTCTATATATGAAGAGGTAATTAAAGCTGAAAAATGTTGTGACTCAATTACATCAGAGTTGCATGCGTTTATAGAGACCTATGCAAACTACGCGCAAAAACATCCTTATTTCCCTGCATTGTTACTACGAGAACTCAGCGACAGCGGAGCACATCTGCCTGAGATGATGTTTGCAAGCATGCGAAGACTCTTTTTGCTTTTGAGCGATATTTTGCGTCGTGGTGAAGCAGAAGGTGTGTTTAAAAAATCTATTCCGATGGTGCTTCATTTTATGATTATAGGGAGTTTAAATCTTTTGGTGACAACTCAGCCTTTGCGCAAACAAGCAGCACAAATGGACAGTGAAGTTGATACCTGCAGTGAGTGCCCTATGGATGAAATAGCAGAGTATATTTTTAACACGGTGAAAGCCGCTTTGGAGGTTAATTAA
- a CDS encoding TolC family protein codes for MKKIILSLAVPFVMYAQNLSQLFDALKVHSQTKSDEIAVQKSEVQQDLVYANLYPKVNLFGSFDNYSSPTNMKPIAPNVLKPMLSDQSIAQPYSYNIYKTGANFTMPIFVKFIYTAADKAKALQKSAKAKKHINLLKNEALIVGANANYLYLDSLLKALHVKEESLQETQKTTQIKVDNGRAPESALYKINDALNQVAIAKNNIQLEKKKLISTIQTLTGIVLDKPVSMHELASFSKGQMGALQPLQDKLRADRLGIKAEKEKLYPTLVAHGNYAFSKATAYNNDKDVNEEYGNVGVVLNIPLLAMDSYASIKLSQIELRAGEIELAKLSDELTAQAKMLEDSLELLKNSQKLYVHSVEDKKKLLEIAKVNYNSGRLSTEEYLRYEDDVVSQEANLYKIEATRWQTLMQLAVIYANNIEEMVQ; via the coding sequence ATGAAAAAAATAATTTTATCTTTGGCAGTTCCTTTTGTGATGTACGCACAAAACCTGTCCCAACTCTTTGATGCACTTAAAGTCCATTCACAAACAAAGTCAGACGAAATAGCGGTACAAAAGAGCGAAGTGCAACAAGATTTAGTCTATGCAAATTTATATCCAAAAGTGAATTTATTTGGTAGTTTTGACAACTACTCAAGTCCGACAAATATGAAACCAATAGCACCAAATGTTTTGAAGCCAATGCTTTCAGATCAGTCTATAGCACAGCCATATAGCTATAATATTTACAAAACAGGTGCTAACTTCACTATGCCAATTTTTGTCAAGTTTATTTATACAGCGGCAGACAAAGCAAAAGCACTGCAAAAAAGTGCAAAGGCAAAAAAGCATATAAATCTTTTGAAAAATGAAGCGCTTATAGTAGGCGCGAATGCAAATTATTTATATCTTGATTCACTGCTTAAAGCTTTACATGTAAAAGAAGAATCATTGCAGGAGACTCAAAAAACAACACAGATAAAAGTTGACAACGGCAGAGCACCGGAGTCGGCACTCTATAAAATAAACGATGCACTTAATCAGGTGGCAATTGCAAAAAATAACATACAATTGGAAAAGAAAAAGCTTATAAGTACAATTCAAACATTGACAGGCATAGTTCTTGATAAACCGGTGTCTATGCATGAACTTGCATCATTTAGCAAAGGACAAATGGGTGCACTACAGCCGTTGCAGGACAAACTTCGCGCAGACAGACTGGGTATAAAAGCTGAAAAAGAGAAACTCTACCCGACGCTTGTCGCACATGGCAATTATGCTTTTTCAAAAGCAACCGCTTATAATAATGACAAAGATGTCAATGAAGAGTATGGCAATGTCGGCGTTGTTTTAAATATTCCTCTTTTGGCAATGGACAGTTATGCTAGCATAAAACTCTCTCAAATAGAGCTGCGTGCAGGTGAAATAGAACTCGCAAAACTTTCAGATGAACTCACGGCTCAGGCAAAAATGCTTGAAGACTCACTGGAACTTTTGAAAAACTCACAAAAATTGTATGTACACAGTGTTGAAGATAAGAAAAAACTTTTAGAAATCGCGAAAGTAAATTATAACAGTGGCAGACTCTCAACAGAAGAGTATTTACGATATGAAGATGATGTTGTTTCGCAAGAAGCAAATTTATACAAAATAGAGGCAACAAGGTGGCAGACGCTTATGCAGTTGGCAGTGATATATGCAAATAATATAGAGGAGATGGTTCAATGA
- a CDS encoding efflux RND transporter periplasmic adaptor subunit, with the protein MSKIVKIGLGVVVTVALVVGGVKAVKNAQAKDKATPKAKIYPVVVSKMNPKMSQVQLTLPYLAEVANDKDVKLSARIAARIMKIMPSGSRVKKGDLLIKLDTTSIESSLSSVKEQLHSAQITLQNLERTHGRTLDLLKVKGASIEESQKEESMIASAQAALNALKQKEIELRNNLSYATITSPVDGVIAKTFANQGAISAPGKPLVAISSKNGFFLLVRVPSDLPIKGVEFSGKKYDATALGSTFNGLSEYKVYTGNTNLTSGDRVEVNVLVFNAKAILLPFDALLNRNGKSYVLVISGNKANAEEVHIIQSAQQGVVVSDNLEGKNIVVAKPDILLKLTSGYSLKVKD; encoded by the coding sequence ATGAGTAAAATAGTAAAAATAGGTTTGGGTGTTGTTGTTACAGTAGCACTGGTAGTTGGGGGTGTAAAGGCAGTTAAAAATGCACAGGCAAAAGACAAAGCAACTCCAAAAGCAAAAATTTACCCTGTAGTTGTTTCAAAAATGAATCCGAAAATGTCACAGGTACAACTGACACTGCCGTATTTGGCAGAAGTGGCAAATGACAAAGATGTAAAACTTTCAGCAAGAATTGCAGCAAGAATTATGAAAATTATGCCAAGCGGGTCACGTGTCAAAAAAGGTGATTTGCTTATAAAGCTTGACACGACAAGTATAGAAAGTTCGCTCTCAAGTGTAAAAGAACAGCTTCACTCTGCCCAAATTACTCTGCAAAATTTAGAGCGTACTCATGGGAGAACGCTTGATCTCCTAAAAGTAAAAGGTGCGTCCATCGAGGAGTCGCAAAAAGAAGAGAGTATGATAGCAAGCGCGCAGGCTGCACTCAATGCCCTCAAACAAAAAGAGATAGAGCTTAGAAACAATCTCTCCTATGCGACCATCACTTCCCCTGTGGATGGTGTCATAGCAAAAACATTTGCAAATCAGGGTGCTATCAGTGCTCCGGGAAAACCTCTTGTGGCTATCAGCTCCAAAAACGGATTTTTTCTTTTAGTGAGAGTTCCGAGTGATTTACCAATAAAAGGTGTAGAATTTAGCGGTAAAAAGTATGATGCTACTGCTCTTGGCAGTACTTTTAACGGTTTGTCTGAGTATAAAGTATATACAGGCAATACAAATTTGACAAGCGGAGACAGAGTTGAGGTCAATGTGCTTGTATTTAATGCAAAAGCAATTCTTTTGCCTTTTGATGCACTGCTGAACCGAAACGGCAAAAGTTATGTGCTTGTTATTTCGGGGAATAAAGCAAATGCCGAGGAAGTGCATATTATTCAAAGTGCACAGCAGGGCGTTGTTGTTTCTGATAATCTTGAGGGAAAAAATATTGTTGTGGCAAAACCGGATATTTTGTTAAAACTTACAAGCGGTTACAGTTTAAAAGTAAAGGACTAA
- a CDS encoding efflux RND transporter permease subunit — translation MFEFFYKRPYLLYSIIAAFFIMGIIALITLPKNLFPDANPPQVIVITQVPGATAQVAASTVSKPIEQEISRLGLVTDVSSVNVAGFSIVKADFGYKKGLNAAAVDVANALSIAKAKLPAGVNPAIYTAGDFTLPVDVIALSPKNTNVNLADIRKIADSFIKPHLLSNKTIGNVEVFGGYQSAINIEVDPFKAKRYGVNFETITKAINTLNRDIPIGFIKGDNDFYTVTFYGEKDNIEKLNQLQIMPNVRLSDIADVKWGYKKRTSGYMGNGKDAIALAIQRAPGGSVLDVSKAARKELAKLKQEYPNIKFEISDTQRDLIEQANDNMLEALRDAVIYTLLVIMLFLGNFRAIIAAGLSIPMVFFSTMAIIWLTGGELNIVIYTAIILALGMLTDDAVVVLENIERHLNEGHEKLEDAITHGTKEVLSPVFAGTAATIAILFPLMFVGGFPEKIFKPLIETLIIALLVSYFLSITFIPSLSKWLYKNGVGKTKIEGYFEWFYQNTIGRLVAPYVGIIKFSNGKWWFVRRMLLTIGVIAVLLVSMKNIMPTIGKDAMPPMDTGIIKAQIAFSSNETVDSAQKKIQPVLDWLKTQKWVKMSSVAFGTEPGVLSLGSGNLPSEATITINAVNRFERKQTMWELENIIRDKLAKVEGLKRNDVFDFGATALSSIKATVDVRLSSPVIDGLTDNAHKVANAIQNVHGLTSVSTSWDKDFMEVELDIDENKALSYGVTPYQIAMQIPIKGQIVGLNANLESMNTQFVRLYLKGKFSKNIETLRLLPIATPRGEIPLSQIATLKRHLTFAKIERDKMLYSVDVNGYRAKRPVTHLTDDTIAALKKANIKDVKIDQTGDIAQINDSFARMLKAIGLGVIILLMTLIAIYKSVRMAFVMILVLPLSLIGAAWGMLLFGKPSCMPSLLGILLLFGIIIKNAVLLIDFYQSYRAEGERPFESAIESVRVRFRPVMMTAFGTIAGMIPIALEQAVGLERLSPLADVAIGGLLIGTLLTLIYVPMYAYIFDKDNKKTNPINKAEEALLS, via the coding sequence ATGTTTGAATTTTTTTATAAACGACCTTATTTGCTCTATTCCATTATAGCAGCTTTTTTTATAATGGGGATTATTGCACTGATAACACTGCCTAAAAACCTCTTTCCCGATGCCAATCCACCACAGGTAATTGTTATTACCCAAGTGCCGGGAGCTACGGCTCAGGTAGCGGCTTCTACCGTTTCAAAACCAATCGAGCAGGAGATTTCGCGTCTTGGTTTGGTAACAGATGTCAGCAGTGTCAATGTTGCAGGTTTTTCTATCGTAAAAGCTGATTTTGGGTATAAAAAAGGGCTTAATGCCGCGGCGGTTGATGTGGCAAATGCTCTCTCAATTGCAAAAGCAAAACTGCCTGCGGGAGTCAATCCGGCTATATATACAGCGGGGGATTTTACGCTTCCTGTAGATGTGATAGCACTGAGTCCGAAAAATACCAATGTCAACTTGGCAGATATCAGAAAAATTGCCGACAGTTTTATAAAACCGCATCTTTTAAGCAATAAAACCATAGGAAATGTAGAGGTGTTCGGAGGGTATCAAAGTGCTATAAATATAGAAGTTGACCCGTTTAAAGCAAAAAGATACGGTGTGAACTTTGAAACTATTACAAAAGCTATAAACACGCTTAACCGTGATATTCCTATAGGGTTTATCAAGGGTGATAACGACTTTTACACGGTTACTTTTTACGGTGAAAAAGACAATATAGAGAAGCTCAACCAACTTCAAATTATGCCCAATGTCAGGCTTAGTGATATTGCAGATGTAAAATGGGGATACAAAAAAAGAACAAGCGGTTACATGGGTAACGGTAAAGATGCCATAGCCCTTGCTATTCAACGCGCACCCGGCGGAAGTGTTTTAGATGTCAGTAAGGCAGCCAGAAAAGAGCTGGCAAAGCTCAAGCAGGAGTACCCGAATATCAAGTTTGAAATAAGCGACACGCAAAGAGACCTGATTGAACAGGCAAATGATAATATGCTTGAGGCATTACGTGATGCAGTCATTTATACACTGCTTGTGATTATGCTCTTTTTGGGAAATTTTCGAGCCATCATAGCAGCGGGTCTTTCTATTCCTATGGTATTTTTCTCAACTATGGCTATCATCTGGCTGACAGGCGGCGAGTTAAACATCGTTATTTATACAGCAATTATATTGGCTCTTGGAATGCTTACAGATGATGCGGTCGTAGTGCTTGAAAATATTGAAAGGCATCTCAACGAAGGGCATGAAAAGCTCGAAGATGCTATAACACACGGAACAAAAGAGGTTTTAAGCCCTGTATTTGCGGGAACTGCAGCGACTATTGCTATTTTATTTCCATTAATGTTTGTCGGCGGTTTTCCTGAGAAGATTTTTAAACCTTTGATTGAAACATTGATAATTGCACTCTTAGTGAGTTATTTTTTATCTATTACTTTTATACCCTCTCTTTCAAAATGGCTCTATAAAAACGGCGTCGGTAAAACAAAAATAGAGGGGTATTTTGAGTGGTTCTATCAAAACACGATAGGCAGACTTGTTGCTCCTTATGTCGGGATTATTAAATTTTCCAATGGGAAATGGTGGTTTGTACGACGTATGTTGTTAACAATCGGTGTTATCGCTGTTTTACTTGTAAGTATGAAAAATATTATGCCCACAATCGGTAAAGACGCTATGCCTCCTATGGATACGGGAATTATTAAGGCACAAATAGCCTTTAGCTCAAATGAAACGGTTGACAGCGCGCAGAAAAAAATTCAGCCGGTACTTGATTGGTTGAAAACACAAAAATGGGTAAAAATGAGTTCAGTTGCATTTGGAACAGAACCGGGAGTGTTAAGTCTTGGAAGCGGTAACCTGCCTTCAGAAGCGACTATTACCATTAATGCTGTAAACAGATTTGAACGTAAGCAGACTATGTGGGAACTTGAAAATATCATTCGAGACAAATTAGCAAAGGTCGAGGGACTCAAACGTAATGATGTTTTTGATTTTGGTGCAACAGCACTCTCATCCATAAAGGCAACAGTTGATGTGCGCCTCAGTTCTCCTGTCATTGATGGATTAACCGACAATGCACATAAAGTTGCCAATGCTATACAAAATGTACATGGTTTAACTTCGGTAAGCACAAGCTGGGACAAAGATTTTATGGAAGTGGAACTTGATATTGATGAAAATAAGGCACTCAGTTACGGTGTGACACCGTATCAAATAGCGATGCAAATTCCTATAAAAGGGCAGATTGTCGGACTCAATGCCAACTTGGAATCTATGAATACGCAGTTTGTAAGACTCTACTTAAAAGGAAAATTTTCTAAAAATATAGAAACTTTACGACTCTTGCCTATTGCGACGCCGAGAGGCGAAATACCTCTGAGTCAAATTGCAACGCTTAAAAGACATTTGACTTTTGCAAAGATAGAGCGTGATAAAATGCTCTACAGTGTGGATGTTAACGGTTACAGAGCAAAAAGACCGGTAACACATTTGACTGATGATACAATAGCAGCACTCAAAAAAGCAAATATAAAAGATGTGAAAATAGACCAGACAGGTGACATCGCTCAGATTAATGACAGTTTTGCACGCATGTTAAAAGCTATTGGCTTAGGTGTGATTATTTTACTAATGACGCTTATAGCCATTTATAAGTCTGTAAGAATGGCATTTGTGATGATTCTTGTTCTACCTTTGTCTCTCATAGGGGCGGCATGGGGTATGCTGCTTTTTGGAAAACCAAGCTGCATGCCGAGTCTGCTTGGAATATTGCTGCTTTTTGGTATTATTATTAAAAATGCGGTACTCTTAATTGATTTTTATCAAAGTTATCGAGCAGAGGGCGAGAGACCGTTTGAGAGTGCTATTGAATCTGTTCGTGTACGTTTTCGTCCTGTAATGATGACGGCTTTTGGAACAATCGCAGGTATGATTCCTATCGCGTTAGAGCAGGCAGTAGGCTTAGAGAGACTCAGCCCGCTTGCAGACGTGGCAATAGGCGGACTTTTAATAGGAACACTTTTAACCCTTATATATGTGCCGATGTATGCCTATATATTTGACAAAGACAATAAAAAAACAAACCCTATAAATAAAGCCGAAGAAGCACTGCTCTCTTAA
- a CDS encoding type II secretion system protein, translating to MKRDGFTLIELIFVIVIIGVLAAVAVPKFTNLKQSAEARNMIKIVKDAETAVPSAAANMSDLENNTSYSLNDILTLTGKNIVLVDTNNTYDLNNTANNATIASVKFSRANREVNTSIDCDAFVDTKSQDKCADELGTTKSGNTTPEYTAHITY from the coding sequence ATGAAAAGAGACGGTTTTACACTTATAGAGTTAATCTTCGTTATCGTTATTATTGGTGTGTTGGCAGCTGTTGCAGTGCCTAAGTTTACAAACTTAAAGCAGAGTGCAGAAGCGAGAAATATGATTAAAATTGTTAAAGATGCAGAAACAGCTGTTCCAAGTGCAGCTGCTAACATGTCAGATTTAGAAAATAACACGAGTTACAGCTTAAATGATATTTTAACTTTAACAGGAAAAAATATTGTATTAGTTGATACTAACAATACATATGACCTTAACAATACAGCAAATAACGCTACAATAGCAAGTGTTAAATTTAGCAGAGCTAATCGAGAAGTGAACACAAGTATTGATTGTGATGCATTTGTAGATACTAAATCACAAGATAAATGTGCGGATGAACTTGGAACAACAAAAAGTGGTAATACAACACCAGAGTATACGGCACATATAACATACTAA
- a CDS encoding type II secretion system protein — MKKAFTLIELIFVLVIIGVLAAVAIPKFGGLIANSKVSAELATASTIQSALDDVHSDWIISEGSFSWGNDKNESDINSQGYPKKLGNCPPAFDWILKSSSIVNAKWTCVDNGDGTFKYEGPASQADSGVNSIKEGKPDKSKHWDYNSSDGSFSLVSDS; from the coding sequence ATGAAAAAGGCTTTTACGCTTATAGAACTTATTTTTGTACTTGTTATTATAGGTGTATTGGCTGCAGTTGCCATCCCGAAATTTGGGGGGCTTATTGCAAACTCTAAAGTATCGGCAGAATTGGCTACTGCTTCTACAATTCAATCGGCTCTAGATGATGTTCATAGTGACTGGATTATTAGTGAAGGTAGTTTTAGTTGGGGTAATGACAAAAATGAGAGTGATATAAACTCTCAAGGTTACCCTAAAAAATTGGGTAATTGTCCGCCGGCTTTTGATTGGATTTTAAAATCATCTTCAATCGTTAATGCAAAATGGACGTGTGTAGATAATGGTGACGGTACCTTTAAATATGAGGGACCGGCTTCCCAAGCAGATAGCGGGGTAAATAGTATAAAAGAGGGAAAGCCTGACAAATCTAAACATTGGGATTACAATAGCAGTGACGGCAGCTTTTCGTTAGTTTCTGACAGCTAA
- a CDS encoding type II secretion system F family protein, with the protein MKYFRINYKIGKKKDSIVLEAENKISAMQNFYEMKIGVLIRIQEISKPLKIAFGQYVNKFKNPIKNKKVDTEKLIAILDQIAIMLDAGLPLNYVLAEAVKNQNDEMIKAIFTKINNDIEGGKSLYNSAITFKEQLGFITLSMFKLGEETGRLSESVSHLTSILQNIIDNRKKFQKATRYPLIIIFAMGIAFSVVIIFVVPQFKSFFQQSNMELPLPTQFLLWIEHALIVYGPYIIVSAVILSIFINILYKRSEKVRLYLDKLMLKIYILGKATLNAMISRFMYVFQVLVDAGIPMLEALNIASDIIENSYLKEKIKRISTSIEEGKSLYQGFEKTEVFENMIVEMIKAGEIGGGLDKMLNKITKIYKDRFDYIVDNIATLIEPILIAAIAGFVMVLALGIFLPMWNMVDLAK; encoded by the coding sequence ATGAAATACTTTAGAATAAATTATAAAATTGGAAAGAAAAAAGATTCTATAGTATTAGAAGCTGAAAATAAAATTTCAGCAATGCAAAATTTTTATGAGATGAAAATAGGTGTTTTAATTAGGATTCAAGAGATTTCAAAACCATTAAAAATAGCTTTTGGTCAATATGTAAATAAATTTAAAAATCCTATAAAAAATAAAAAGGTCGATACTGAAAAACTCATAGCTATCCTTGATCAGATTGCCATCATGCTTGATGCCGGACTGCCTCTTAATTATGTTTTGGCAGAAGCTGTAAAAAATCAAAATGATGAAATGATAAAAGCTATATTTACTAAGATAAATAATGATATTGAAGGAGGTAAAAGTTTATATAATTCAGCAATAACATTTAAAGAACAATTAGGCTTTATAACCCTTTCTATGTTTAAATTAGGAGAAGAAACAGGGCGACTCTCTGAATCTGTTTCCCACTTAACATCTATTTTGCAAAATATTATAGACAATAGAAAGAAGTTTCAAAAAGCTACAAGATACCCGCTTATTATTATATTTGCCATGGGTATAGCATTTTCAGTTGTTATTATATTTGTTGTACCTCAATTTAAAAGTTTTTTTCAACAATCAAATATGGAATTACCACTGCCGACTCAATTTTTATTGTGGATAGAGCATGCACTAATTGTTTATGGACCTTACATCATAGTTTCTGCCGTCATTTTATCAATATTTATAAATATATTATATAAAAGAAGTGAAAAAGTAAGACTATATCTTGATAAATTGATGTTAAAAATATATATATTAGGCAAGGCAACACTCAATGCAATGATAAGCAGATTTATGTATGTGTTTCAAGTTTTGGTTGATGCGGGCATACCAATGTTAGAAGCTCTTAATATAGCTTCTGATATAATAGAAAACAGTTATCTTAAAGAAAAAATAAAGAGAATTTCTACATCAATAGAAGAAGGAAAGAGTCTTTATCAAGGTTTTGAAAAGACAGAAGTATTTGAAAATATGATAGTAGAGATGATAAAAGCCGGTGAAATCGGCGGCGGACTTGACAAGATGCTCAACAAAATCACAAAAATCTATAAAGATAGATTTGATTATATAGTTGATAATATTGCAACACTCATAGAGCCTATTCTCATAGCTGCTATCGCCGGTTTTGTCATGGTTCTAGCACTTGGTATTTTTCTGCCTATGTGGAATATGGTTGACTTAGCAAAATAA
- a CDS encoding GspE/PulE family protein produces the protein MIQRKVRLGDILIKNDFITKDQLNEALKKQKELNYTKKLGEIFIAEGYVTQRDLLKTLSKQLDIDFVDLYGENINFNAIATKYPLHILQAAQAIPFKEDEDFVYIATSDPLNYDALEALERTISIKPVKIYLAYSDDIHVIFHRIKILQTTREIISEVKKELTTQGLKKEDENSAIMKLILFIAKEAINKRASDIHIEPDEKEMIVRSRIDGILHENFVFDSEIYNALSSRIKLLGNLDISEKRIPQDGRFSLVINEKNYDFRLSTTPTIFGESIVMRILDRDKVLLKLEDLGFEDENLDNFMDFIHSPNGIVLITGPTGSGKTTTLYAALNEIKNISNKVMTAEDPVEYRLPLVQQIQINEKTGLTFSLAVRSFLRQDPDIILIGEVRDFETLNSASQAALTGHLVFTTLHTNDAPGAIPRMIQMGLKPYLIADALVGIVGQRLVRKICPYCKNEIKLTKAQLSKIEKYLSNPEIKFYTGQGCSKCDFTGYFNRTMISEILTIDTVLAKMISENANKIAIIEYAESNGLYKPMIADGIKKALKGITTVEEVLRITKDR, from the coding sequence ATGATACAAAGAAAAGTAAGATTAGGTGATATATTAATAAAAAATGATTTTATAACTAAAGATCAACTTAACGAAGCTTTAAAAAAACAAAAAGAGTTAAATTACACTAAAAAATTAGGTGAAATATTTATAGCTGAAGGATATGTAACCCAAAGAGATTTACTAAAAACCTTATCTAAACAATTAGATATAGATTTTGTTGATCTTTACGGCGAAAATATAAATTTTAATGCAATCGCTACAAAATACCCCCTGCATATACTCCAAGCTGCTCAGGCTATACCTTTTAAAGAAGATGAAGACTTTGTTTATATTGCAACAAGCGACCCCTTAAATTATGATGCTTTAGAAGCATTAGAAAGAACAATATCTATAAAACCGGTCAAAATTTATTTGGCTTACAGTGATGATATACATGTAATTTTTCATCGGATAAAAATACTTCAAACTACTAGAGAAATTATTTCTGAAGTAAAAAAAGAGTTAACAACACAAGGCTTAAAAAAAGAGGATGAAAATAGTGCTATTATGAAGCTTATTTTATTCATAGCAAAAGAAGCCATCAATAAAAGAGCGAGTGATATACATATAGAACCGGATGAAAAAGAGATGATAGTTCGTTCAAGAATAGATGGGATACTTCATGAAAATTTTGTTTTTGATAGTGAAATATATAATGCTCTCTCTTCACGAATAAAACTTTTAGGAAATTTGGATATTTCAGAAAAAAGAATTCCTCAAGATGGTAGATTTAGTCTTGTTATTAATGAAAAAAATTATGACTTCAGACTTTCAACGACACCAACAATATTTGGTGAGTCAATCGTTATGAGGATACTTGATCGTGACAAAGTTCTTCTAAAATTAGAAGATTTAGGTTTTGAAGATGAAAATTTAGATAATTTTATGGATTTTATTCATTCTCCAAATGGAATAGTGCTTATCACAGGGCCTACAGGAAGTGGTAAAACCACCACACTCTATGCAGCATTAAATGAGATAAAAAATATTTCAAATAAAGTAATGACAGCAGAAGACCCTGTTGAATACAGATTGCCGCTTGTGCAGCAAATTCAAATAAATGAAAAAACAGGATTAACTTTTTCATTGGCTGTAAGATCTTTTTTACGACAAGATCCCGATATTATACTCATTGGGGAAGTTCGTGATTTTGAAACATTAAATTCTGCATCACAAGCTGCTTTGACAGGGCACCTGGTATTTACAACTCTGCACACAAATGATGCTCCGGGAGCAATCCCTAGAATGATTCAAATGGGATTAAAACCTTATTTAATCGCTGATGCATTAGTTGGAATTGTAGGACAAAGACTTGTTAGAAAAATTTGTCCGTATTGTAAAAATGAGATTAAACTTACAAAAGCGCAATTAAGCAAAATTGAAAAATATTTATCTAATCCTGAAATAAAGTTTTATACAGGGCAAGGATGTTCCAAATGTGATTTTACAGGCTACTTCAATAGAACCATGATATCAGAAATATTAACTATAGATACTGTATTGGCAAAAATGATATCAGAAAATGCAAACAAAATAGCTATAATTGAGTATGCAGAATCAAACGGACTATATAAACCTATGATAGCAGATGGAATCAAAAAAGCTCTAAAAGGTATAACAACTGTAGAAGAAGTATTGAGAATTACAAAGGATAGGTAA
- a CDS encoding CDC27 family protein, producing the protein MYNFDMLEKKCKIYHLKKYLFAIIPVVVILSASIYIFLSYSDNFKTKKTSIVKKDVVIKKDVVIKKDVVMKKKKDKTKENSKSIQHKKKQIIKKNECYYLQFFIARKFNAKYLYKKKEKIEKLGFTCYVHKGKQLLYLRCNKTKNYNEFLHSKKLADKNNLEYIIKKVICTNKEPKVIQAKKTFKKPKAIVKQKTIVKQNKKIEKNNFVLKSQKYNIENLKKLFQERKSYNIALKLAQHYYHIQDYKNAVKWSKTANSIDKTDDKSWIIYAKSLYILGDKKKAKKILTIYSQFENSSEVNKILSKWNNK; encoded by the coding sequence ATGTATAATTTTGATATGCTGGAAAAAAAATGTAAAATCTATCATTTGAAAAAATATCTGTTTGCTATTATACCTGTTGTTGTAATTCTATCTGCGAGCATCTATATTTTTCTTTCTTATAGTGATAATTTTAAAACAAAAAAAACTTCGATTGTAAAAAAAGATGTTGTCATTAAAAAAGATGTTGTTATAAAAAAAGATGTTGTCATGAAAAAAAAGAAAGACAAAACAAAAGAAAACAGTAAAAGCATTCAGCATAAAAAGAAACAAATTATAAAGAAAAATGAATGCTATTATTTACAATTTTTTATCGCTAGGAAATTCAATGCAAAATATCTTTATAAAAAGAAAGAAAAAATAGAAAAGCTCGGTTTTACGTGTTATGTTCATAAAGGAAAACAGCTATTATATCTCAGATGCAATAAAACAAAAAACTATAATGAATTTTTACACTCAAAGAAATTGGCTGATAAAAATAATTTGGAATATATAATTAAAAAAGTAATCTGTACCAATAAAGAACCTAAGGTGATTCAAGCAAAAAAAACATTTAAAAAGCCTAAAGCAATCGTAAAGCAAAAAACAATTGTAAAACAAAACAAAAAGATAGAGAAAAATAATTTTGTTCTTAAATCTCAAAAGTATAATATAGAAAATCTCAAAAAGCTTTTTCAAGAAAGAAAAAGCTACAATATTGCATTGAAACTTGCACAACATTATTATCATATACAAGACTATAAAAATGCAGTCAAATGGTCAAAAACTGCAAACAGCATCGATAAAACAGATGATAAATCTTGGATAATATATGCAAAATCATTATACATCTTAGGTGATAAAAAAAAGGCTAAAAAAATATTAACTATATATAGTCAATTTGAAAATTCTTCAGAAGTTAATAAAATATTATCAAAGTGGAATAATAAATGA